A single window of Cervus canadensis isolate Bull #8, Minnesota chromosome 17, ASM1932006v1, whole genome shotgun sequence DNA harbors:
- the NKX2-1 gene encoding homeobox protein Nkx-2.1 isoform X2, translating into MSMSPKHTTPFSVSDILSPLEESYKKVGMEGGGLGAPLAAYRQGQAAPPAAAMQQHAVGHHGAVTAAYHMTAAGVPQLSHSAVGGYCNGNLGNMSELPPYQDTMRNSASGPGWYGANPDPRFPAISRFMGPASGMNMSGMGGLGSLGDVSKNMAPLPSAPRRKRRVLFSQAQVYELERRFKQQKYLSAPEREHLASMIHLTPTQVKIWFQNHRYKMKRQAKDKAAQQQLQQDSGGGGGGAGCQQQQQQQAQQQSPRRVAVPVLVKDGKPCQAGAPAPGAASLQGHAQQQAQQQAQAAQAAAAAISVGSGGPGLGAHPGHQPGSAGQSPDLAHHAASPAALQGQVSSLPHLNSSGSDYGTMSCSTLLYGRTW; encoded by the exons ATGTCGATGAGTCCAAAGCACACGACTCCGTTCTCAGTGTCTGACATCTTgagtcccctggaggaaagcTACAAGAAAGTGGGCATGGAGGGCGGCGGCCTCGGGGCTCCGCTGGCGGCTTACAGGCAGGGCCAGGCGGCACCGCCGGCCGCGGCCATGCAGCAGCACGCCGTGGGGCACCACGGCGCAGTCACCGCCGCCTACCACATGACGGCGGCGGGGGTGCCCCAGCTCTCGCACTCCGCCGTGGGGGGCTACTGCAACGGCAACCTGGGCAACATGAGCGAGCTGCCGCCGTACCAGGACACCATGCGGAACAGCGCCTCGGGCCCCGGATGGTACGGCGCCAACCCAGACCCGCGCTTCCCCGCCA TCTCCCGCTTCATGGGCCCGGCGAGCGGCATGAACATGAGCGGCATGGGCGGCCTGGGCTCTCTGGGGGACGTGAGCAAGAACATGGCCCCGCTGCCAAGCGCACCGCGCCGGAAGCGCCGGGTGCTCTTCTCCCAGGCGCAGGTGTATGAGCTGGAGCGACGCTTCAAGCAACAGAAGTACCTGTCCGCGCCGGAGCGCGAGCACCTGGCCAGCATGATCCACCTGACGCCCACGCAGGTCAAGATCTGGTTCCAGAACCACCGCTACAAGATGAAGCGCCAAGCCAAGGACAAGGCGGCCCAGCAGCAACTGCAGCAGgacagcggcggcggcggcgggggcgcggggtgccagcagcagcagcagcagcaagcgcAGCAGCAGTCCCCGCGCCGCGTGGCCGTGCCGGTCCTGGTGAAAGACGGCAAACCCTGCCAGGCGGGCGCCCCCGCGCCGGGCGCCGCCAGCCTGCAAGGCCACGCGCAGCAGCAGGCGCAGCAGCAGGCGCAGGCCGCTCAGGCGGCCGCGGCAGCCATCTCAGTGGGCAGCGGTGGCCCCGGCCTGGGTGCCCACCCGGGCCACCAGCCGGGCAGCGCGGGCCAGTCTCCGGACCTGGCGCACCACGCCGCCAGCCCCGCGGCGCTGCAGGGCCAGGTCTCCAGTCTGCCCCACCTGAACTCCTCGGGCTCGGACTACGGCACCATGTCGTGCTCCACCTTGCTATACGGTCGGACCTGGTGA
- the NKX2-1 gene encoding homeobox protein Nkx-2.1 isoform X1, with amino-acid sequence MGEGRGHQVCSRWSNFSDVPSHEFPQLLSSGGQCRRRIMSMSPKHTTPFSVSDILSPLEESYKKVGMEGGGLGAPLAAYRQGQAAPPAAAMQQHAVGHHGAVTAAYHMTAAGVPQLSHSAVGGYCNGNLGNMSELPPYQDTMRNSASGPGWYGANPDPRFPAISRFMGPASGMNMSGMGGLGSLGDVSKNMAPLPSAPRRKRRVLFSQAQVYELERRFKQQKYLSAPEREHLASMIHLTPTQVKIWFQNHRYKMKRQAKDKAAQQQLQQDSGGGGGGAGCQQQQQQQAQQQSPRRVAVPVLVKDGKPCQAGAPAPGAASLQGHAQQQAQQQAQAAQAAAAAISVGSGGPGLGAHPGHQPGSAGQSPDLAHHAASPAALQGQVSSLPHLNSSGSDYGTMSCSTLLYGRTW; translated from the exons ATGGGCGAGGGTCGGGGACACCAGGTTTGTTCGAGGTGGAGCAACTTCAGCGATGTCCCTTCGCATGAATTCCCGCAGCTTCTCAGCTCGGGCGGCCAGTG ccgCCGCCGAATCATGTCGATGAGTCCAAAGCACACGACTCCGTTCTCAGTGTCTGACATCTTgagtcccctggaggaaagcTACAAGAAAGTGGGCATGGAGGGCGGCGGCCTCGGGGCTCCGCTGGCGGCTTACAGGCAGGGCCAGGCGGCACCGCCGGCCGCGGCCATGCAGCAGCACGCCGTGGGGCACCACGGCGCAGTCACCGCCGCCTACCACATGACGGCGGCGGGGGTGCCCCAGCTCTCGCACTCCGCCGTGGGGGGCTACTGCAACGGCAACCTGGGCAACATGAGCGAGCTGCCGCCGTACCAGGACACCATGCGGAACAGCGCCTCGGGCCCCGGATGGTACGGCGCCAACCCAGACCCGCGCTTCCCCGCCA TCTCCCGCTTCATGGGCCCGGCGAGCGGCATGAACATGAGCGGCATGGGCGGCCTGGGCTCTCTGGGGGACGTGAGCAAGAACATGGCCCCGCTGCCAAGCGCACCGCGCCGGAAGCGCCGGGTGCTCTTCTCCCAGGCGCAGGTGTATGAGCTGGAGCGACGCTTCAAGCAACAGAAGTACCTGTCCGCGCCGGAGCGCGAGCACCTGGCCAGCATGATCCACCTGACGCCCACGCAGGTCAAGATCTGGTTCCAGAACCACCGCTACAAGATGAAGCGCCAAGCCAAGGACAAGGCGGCCCAGCAGCAACTGCAGCAGgacagcggcggcggcggcgggggcgcggggtgccagcagcagcagcagcagcaagcgcAGCAGCAGTCCCCGCGCCGCGTGGCCGTGCCGGTCCTGGTGAAAGACGGCAAACCCTGCCAGGCGGGCGCCCCCGCGCCGGGCGCCGCCAGCCTGCAAGGCCACGCGCAGCAGCAGGCGCAGCAGCAGGCGCAGGCCGCTCAGGCGGCCGCGGCAGCCATCTCAGTGGGCAGCGGTGGCCCCGGCCTGGGTGCCCACCCGGGCCACCAGCCGGGCAGCGCGGGCCAGTCTCCGGACCTGGCGCACCACGCCGCCAGCCCCGCGGCGCTGCAGGGCCAGGTCTCCAGTCTGCCCCACCTGAACTCCTCGGGCTCGGACTACGGCACCATGTCGTGCTCCACCTTGCTATACGGTCGGACCTGGTGA